The Mercenaria mercenaria strain notata chromosome 10, MADL_Memer_1, whole genome shotgun sequence genome contains a region encoding:
- the LOC123564029 gene encoding uncharacterized protein LOC123564029 — MAGQYPGPFCEEAGLLSANLIHNVIEPKPEGTLKHGHIIELKKFADASKLPLTNLITWLNQIDKKTCEIKQATLSVRIKRVIETNKKLLHKKKVAGFKTSNEYQNSPFIPLTVSLSGNTTTKVNNNETCVEKSKTESEMSDPKKVTSKQDNYSELEKCVSKDAFNKSKMC, encoded by the coding sequence ATGGCAGGACAGTACCCTGGCCCATTTTGTGAGGAAGCTGGACTTCTGTCAGCAAATCTTATCCACAATGTGATAGAACCAAAACCTGAAGGAACCCTCAAACATGGCCATATTATTGAGCTGAAGAAATTTGCTGATGCATCAAAACTCCCTCTAACCAATCTCATTACCTGGCTAAATCAAATTGACAAAAAGACGTGTGAAATTAAACAAGCCACGCTGTCTGTCCGCATCAAACGTgttattgaaacaaacaaaaagttgcTACACAAAAAGAAAGTAGCTGGATTCAAGACTTCGAACGAGTACCAGAATTCTCCGTTCATTCCTTTGACTGTCTCGCTGTCAGGAAACACGACAACCAAAGTTAACAATAATGAGActtgtgttgaaaaaagtaaaactgaaagtgaaatgTCTGATCCAAAGAAAGTTACTTCAAAACAAGATAATTATTCAGAATTAGAGAAATGTGTAAGCAAAGATGCATTTAACAAATCCAAAATGTgttaa